GTGGGACTGCCCGCTGACGCCCCTGCTGACGACGGAGGTCACCCGGGACGCACCGGGCCAGGAGGTGGTCCTGGACCGGCTCCTCGACCTGCTGGTCATCGCCGCGCTGCGGGACTGGCTCGCCGGGCCGCGGGCCGAGCCGCCGGCCTGGTACCGGGCCCTGGGCGACCCGGTCGCGGGCCGGGCGCTGCGGCTGCTCCAGGACGACCCGGCGCACCCCTGGACGGTGGCGACGCTCGCCGCGAAGACCGGCGTCTCCCGCGCTGCGCTGGCCCGGCGCTTCACCGACCTGGTGGGCGAATCCCCGATGGCGTACCTCACCGGCTGGCGTCTCGCGCTCGCCGCCGACCGGTTGCGCGACACCGACGACACCCTCGGCGCGATCGCCCGGCAGGTCGGCTACGGCAGCGCGTTCGCCCTGTCCACGGCCTTCAAACGGGTGTACGGCGTCAGCCCGCGCGAGTACCGGGCACCGGCGTAGCCTGGCAGGCGTGTACGCGGAACGGGCGTCCCGGCTGGCCGGCGCGGTGGTGTGGACCAACACCCCGTCCGGGACCGGCTCCGGACGTGTGCTGCCCGACGGCTGCATGGACCTGCTCTGGCACGAGGGCCGGCTGCTGGTCGCGGGCCCCGACACCCGCGCCCACGTCACCGGGGGCGCCCCCGGCCCCTGGGCGGGCGTCCGCTTCTACCCCGGTACCGGCCCCGCGCTGCTCGGCGTTCCCGCCCACGAACTGCGCGACCGGCGGGTCGAGCTCACCGACCTCTGGCCCGCCGCCCGGGCGCGGAGCCTGGCCGCCCGGGTGAACGCGGCCCCCGACCCGGCGAGCGGCCTGGAGGAGGCCGCGCTGTCCCGGGCGGCCGGCACCGAGCCCCCCGACCCGCTGCTGCGCCGGATCGTGGCCGCCCTCGAAGCGGGCCGTCCGGTCGCCGTGACCGCCGACGAGCTGGGCATGGGGCCCCGCCGGCTGCACCGCCGTTCACTGGCCGCCTTCGGCTACGGACCCAAGACGCTGGCCCGCGTACTGCGGCTCCAGCGTGCCCTCGCCCTGGCCCGCGAGGGCACGCCCCTCGCCGAGACGGCCCTGCGCGCCGGCTACGCCGACCAGGCGCATCTGGCACGGGACGTCCGGGAGTTGGCGGGCCTGCCGCCCGGGGAACTACTCGGCCGGCGCGGGTAGCGGCGCGAACAGGTCGACGCCGTGGCCGTCCGGGTCGTTGAGCACGGCGTACCGCTGGCCCCAGACGGCGTCCCAGGGCTTCCGTTCGCCGTGGCAGCCGGCGTCGGTCAGCTCCTCGTAGAGCGCGTCGACCTCGGCCGGGGTGTCGCACAGCAGGGCGAGCGAGTGCCGTCCACCGCCGGCCGGCGGCTGCCACCCGGGCGTGAAGGAACGGACGGACGCCTCCGTGTCGAGCAGCAGCCGGAGCCCGCCCGGCAGTTCGGCCTCGGCGTGGGGCTGGTCCCCGGCGTCCTCGGGGAACGCGAAACCGAGCCGGCGGTAGAAGGCCACGGAGGCGGCCATGTCGGAGACGATGATGCTGATGGCGTCGAATCGTGCGGTCATGGG
This region of Streptomyces ambofaciens ATCC 23877 genomic DNA includes:
- a CDS encoding AraC family transcriptional regulator; translation: MDALAGLLEGPRARGAFMIRACFDPPWAVRVEDRAPLTVMLMVRGDAWIVPDTGERLRLRTGDLVLARGPDPYTCADDPGTPAQAVILPGGACSYPDGRPLNGSMDLGVRTWGDRTDGGAVLLIGTYLVRGEIGGRLLDALPPLLSLASDEWDCPLTPLLTTEVTRDAPGQEVVLDRLLDLLVIAALRDWLAGPRAEPPAWYRALGDPVAGRALRLLQDDPAHPWTVATLAAKTGVSRAALARRFTDLVGESPMAYLTGWRLALAADRLRDTDDTLGAIARQVGYGSAFALSTAFKRVYGVSPREYRAPA
- a CDS encoding helix-turn-helix transcriptional regulator, with translation MYAERASRLAGAVVWTNTPSGTGSGRVLPDGCMDLLWHEGRLLVAGPDTRAHVTGGAPGPWAGVRFYPGTGPALLGVPAHELRDRRVELTDLWPAARARSLAARVNAAPDPASGLEEAALSRAAGTEPPDPLLRRIVAALEAGRPVAVTADELGMGPRRLHRRSLAAFGYGPKTLARVLRLQRALALAREGTPLAETALRAGYADQAHLARDVRELAGLPPGELLGRRG
- a CDS encoding VOC family protein: MTARFDAISIIVSDMAASVAFYRRLGFAFPEDAGDQPHAEAELPGGLRLLLDTEASVRSFTPGWQPPAGGGRHSLALLCDTPAEVDALYEELTDAGCHGERKPWDAVWGQRYAVLNDPDGHGVDLFAPLPAPAE